A single region of the Saprospiraceae bacterium genome encodes:
- a CDS encoding wax ester/triacylglycerol synthase family O-acyltransferase, with amino-acid sequence MLNKIIKQLNGSDINPISGMDATFLYLETPTNPMHIGSVAVIEGSLEFETFRSIIHSRIHMTPKLRKRLVYVPFSIDYPYWVDDPHFDIDMHIHHIALPKPGNWKTLRKVASQIFSEPLDHSRPLWSFTFVEGLDSIPQVPKGSVAVISKVHHVAIDGVGGASLLSLLFDFTAEKKPIPEPKPFKPEPLPNEVAMILKSTLSFVEKPLKFPKLISEAVSASFKAGMLTRGKKADLPTAPFTAPASPLNGIISPKRKWNSALLSLDRVKALKDIMQTTLNDVILAICAGALRRYLLEKDKLPIKPLVAMVPISTRTPSEAQEAGNQISSMLVQLATNIEDPIERLETIQENTLRGKTYQGAIGAKTLANMAEAVPFGVANQAARLYSRFQVSELHNPVFNVTITNVPGPQFPLYINGHPLLSMMGMAPIIDGMGLIITVFSYNGIVTISPTSDAKTMPDIDLFSKYLRESANELEAAILNRKEKKKVVKKAAPKAASDALFAHFKKQLQLNAANIKPNNGLFQFIITGDVPREWTVDLNKSPGTVRRSKAQDPDVTFTIDDKHLIRIGQGKLNLQTAFIQGRLKIDGDSAKAMKLGTILSKLPNMGG; translated from the coding sequence GTGCTAAATAAAATCATCAAACAACTAAACGGTTCAGATATAAATCCTATATCCGGGATGGATGCTACCTTCCTCTATTTGGAAACCCCGACCAACCCCATGCATATAGGTAGCGTGGCGGTTATAGAAGGCTCCCTTGAATTTGAAACCTTCAGGTCCATCATACATTCCCGGATTCACATGACCCCAAAATTGCGCAAGCGACTGGTCTATGTGCCATTTAGTATTGATTATCCTTATTGGGTGGATGATCCTCATTTCGATATTGATATGCACATTCACCATATTGCCCTACCCAAACCAGGCAATTGGAAAACCTTGAGAAAAGTAGCTTCTCAGATTTTCAGTGAACCCCTGGACCATTCCCGTCCCTTGTGGTCTTTCACTTTTGTAGAAGGACTGGATAGTATTCCACAGGTCCCCAAGGGTTCGGTAGCCGTTATTTCCAAGGTTCATCATGTGGCTATTGATGGCGTTGGGGGCGCTAGTCTCCTAAGCCTGCTTTTTGATTTTACAGCGGAGAAAAAACCTATACCTGAGCCCAAACCTTTTAAGCCAGAACCCTTGCCCAATGAGGTGGCCATGATACTTAAAAGTACCCTCAGCTTTGTAGAAAAGCCACTTAAATTCCCTAAACTAATCAGCGAAGCGGTATCGGCGTCCTTTAAAGCAGGTATGCTGACGAGAGGTAAAAAAGCAGATTTGCCGACGGCCCCATTTACGGCTCCCGCCTCCCCCCTAAATGGCATTATTTCCCCTAAAAGAAAATGGAATAGTGCCCTGCTTTCGCTAGATCGCGTCAAAGCCTTAAAAGACATCATGCAGACCACCCTGAATGATGTCATCTTAGCCATTTGTGCCGGAGCCTTGCGCCGGTATTTACTCGAAAAAGACAAGTTACCAATAAAACCATTGGTGGCCATGGTGCCCATCTCTACCCGAACGCCCAGTGAAGCGCAGGAAGCTGGTAATCAAATTTCATCCATGTTGGTGCAGCTGGCCACCAATATAGAAGATCCGATAGAACGCCTGGAAACCATTCAGGAAAATACCTTGAGGGGGAAAACCTACCAGGGAGCCATTGGCGCAAAAACCTTGGCAAACATGGCCGAAGCAGTGCCTTTTGGCGTAGCGAATCAGGCGGCCAGACTCTATTCCCGCTTTCAAGTCTCCGAATTACACAATCCTGTGTTTAATGTGACCATCACCAATGTGCCTGGCCCACAATTTCCGCTTTACATCAATGGCCATCCCCTACTTTCGATGATGGGTATGGCACCCATTATTGACGGGATGGGCCTGATCATTACCGTCTTTAGTTACAACGGCATTGTAACCATCAGTCCTACCTCCGATGCCAAGACCATGCCTGACATCGACCTGTTTTCCAAATACCTGCGCGAGTCTGCCAATGAACTGGAAGCCGCTATTTTGAATAGAAAGGAAAAGAAAAAGGTCGTTAAGAAAGCCGCCCCCAAAGCAGCCTCTGATGCGCTTTTTGCTCATTTCAAAAAGCAACTCCAACTGAATGCAGCCAATATCAAGCCGAATAATGGCCTCTTCCAATTCATCATCACTGGTGATGTTCCAAGGGAATGGACCGTTGATTTGAATAAATCGCCGGGAACGGTGCGCCGCAGTAAAGCCCAAGACCCTGATGTCACCTTTACCATTGATGACAAGCACCTCATCCGCATCGGACAGGGTAAATTGAATTTGCAAACGGCTTTTATCCAAGGAAGGCTTAAGATCGACGGCGACTCGGCTAAAGCCATGAAATTGGGCACGATTTTATCGAAGTTGCCGAATATGGGAGGTTGA
- a CDS encoding bacterial transcriptional activator domain-containing protein, giving the protein MIAIENQIETILAKKATAPIRVQTLGNFQLWRNDELVDTKEWGRDVSLQLFQFFITSRHRRGLHKEQIIDRIWDNVDAKAGQQNFKVAHHGVTKVLEPDRENRVESKYIIRQGATYQLKFEDIWIDIEALDQLIALGHQALVDQPALAQTAYREAIALHQGVYLPNRLYEDWSSEERERIQLLILGAFISLSELLLKENPLESVRLTQLALQIDPTWEDAYRIQMEAYLEKGNRPMAIKTFQHCERVLEDEFGIAPLPETRQLYQKIKSIQ; this is encoded by the coding sequence GTGATTGCTATTGAAAATCAAATAGAAACTATACTGGCGAAGAAAGCTACCGCACCTATTCGCGTCCAAACCCTGGGGAATTTTCAGCTCTGGCGAAACGATGAACTGGTAGATACCAAAGAATGGGGAAGGGATGTTTCGCTTCAACTTTTCCAGTTCTTTATCACTAGCCGTCATAGGCGGGGGTTGCACAAAGAACAAATTATTGACCGGATATGGGACAATGTGGATGCAAAAGCCGGGCAGCAAAACTTCAAGGTGGCGCACCATGGGGTAACCAAGGTACTGGAGCCCGATCGGGAAAACAGGGTGGAATCAAAATACATTATTCGCCAAGGAGCAACCTACCAACTCAAATTTGAAGACATCTGGATAGATATAGAGGCGCTGGATCAGTTGATTGCACTGGGGCACCAGGCGCTGGTCGACCAGCCAGCATTAGCACAAACTGCTTATCGCGAAGCCATTGCCTTGCACCAAGGTGTTTACCTGCCTAATCGATTGTATGAAGATTGGTCTAGTGAAGAACGAGAGCGGATACAACTATTGATCTTAGGGGCTTTTATCAGTCTTAGTGAATTATTATTGAAAGAAAATCCCCTGGAAAGCGTCCGATTGACCCAACTGGCTTTGCAGATTGACCCTACCTGGGAAGATGCCTATCGCATTCAAATGGAAGCTTATCTTGAAAAGGGCAATCGTCCCATGGCCATTAAAACCTTCCAACATTGTGAGCGAGTGCTCGAAGACGAATTTGGCATAGCGCCCTTGCCAGAGACGCGACAATTATACCAGAAAATCAAAAGTATTCAATAG
- a CDS encoding DEAD/DEAH box helicase: MKFEDYSLNTKVKKGLARLGFKRPTDIQYKSIPNILKGEDLLAVAQTGTGKTAAFAIPVIDLIYSKKVSQRRPTGVMCLVLVPTHELAIQIDEVFQQIAKFTNVQTLALIGGVDQEPQIERLKKGVDIVIATPGRMFDLISQGHLLTHQIEILVLDEADYMLDLGFIQDIKDLMRKLPKRRQTLFFSATINDKIKKIAYTLVKQNAIRIQLSPDDPVAKNIDHSVVFMEMDHKRFFLERVIRENPDTKILAFVRTKVRAERVLKAMERVDIPALTIHGDKDQKERSEVLDQFKTGKTNLLIATDVTARGIDIPDIEIVINYDLPEEAENYVHRVGRTGRAEKKGNAYTFCSEEEREKLAEIQGFLDKEIKVLVLDKYEYADTLNIERERKSDYSALMEEIAAFENRKKRKKKK, encoded by the coding sequence ATGAAATTTGAAGATTATAGTTTAAACACAAAAGTAAAAAAAGGACTAGCTCGGCTCGGGTTTAAACGACCCACCGACATTCAGTATAAATCCATTCCGAATATACTGAAAGGAGAGGATTTGCTAGCCGTAGCCCAAACGGGTACCGGCAAAACCGCCGCCTTTGCGATTCCGGTCATCGACCTGATTTATAGCAAAAAAGTAAGTCAAAGAAGGCCAACTGGTGTCATGTGTCTGGTCTTGGTGCCAACGCATGAGCTTGCCATACAGATTGATGAAGTCTTTCAGCAAATAGCAAAATTCACCAATGTACAAACACTCGCGCTGATCGGTGGGGTGGACCAGGAACCCCAAATTGAGCGACTCAAAAAAGGCGTGGATATCGTCATCGCCACACCAGGAAGGATGTTTGACCTCATCAGCCAAGGCCATTTGCTAACCCATCAGATCGAGATACTGGTGCTGGATGAGGCCGATTATATGCTGGACCTGGGCTTTATTCAGGACATCAAAGACCTGATGCGCAAACTTCCCAAAAGAAGACAAACCCTATTCTTTTCAGCTACGATCAACGACAAGATCAAAAAGATTGCCTACACCCTGGTAAAACAAAATGCCATTCGTATTCAATTGTCGCCCGATGATCCTGTCGCCAAGAATATCGACCACTCTGTTGTCTTTATGGAAATGGACCATAAACGGTTTTTTCTGGAAAGAGTGATCCGAGAAAATCCCGACACGAAAATACTAGCGTTTGTCAGAACCAAGGTCAGGGCAGAAAGAGTCCTGAAAGCGATGGAAAGGGTGGATATTCCAGCCCTGACCATTCATGGAGACAAAGACCAAAAAGAAAGATCGGAGGTGCTCGATCAGTTTAAAACAGGCAAAACCAACCTGTTGATTGCCACCGATGTAACCGCCAGAGGAATTGATATTCCGGATATTGAGATCGTGATCAATTACGATTTGCCGGAAGAGGCGGAGAACTACGTTCACCGGGTGGGACGGACGGGCCGGGCCGAGAAAAAAGGAAACGCCTATACCTTCTGTTCGGAAGAAGAGCGAGAGAAACTAGCCGAAATCCAAGGCTTTTTGGATAAAGAAATAAAAGTCCTTGTGCTGGACAAATACGAATATGCTGATACCCTGAATATTGAACGGGAACGGAAAAGCGACTATAGTGCTTTGATGGAGGAAATAGCAGCTTTTGAAAATAGGAAGAAGCGGAAGAAGAAGAAATGA
- a CDS encoding NIPSNAP family protein yields the protein MNAKQFFLIIFTFALASCETSIPDTNATEQSTTDGREFYQLKVYTFKSNAQVSATDKYLKDAFLPGLKKQGINTVGVFKLKTNESDTIQKTFVLIPFSTMEQFLRHEDELNKDEAYLAAGSDYINASYKEPPYLRIESTLMKAFPDMPMMQASKVDAPRSERIYELRSYESATERYYKTKVDMFNAGGEIKLFDRLGFNAVFYAEVLSGSKMPNLMYMTTFPDMPTRDTLWKAFFEAPEWTALKAIPKYENTVSHADIIFLVPTDYSAY from the coding sequence ATGAACGCAAAACAGTTTTTTCTAATAATTTTCACATTTGCTTTGGCTAGCTGTGAAACGAGTATTCCAGACACTAACGCAACGGAGCAATCAACAACAGATGGCAGGGAATTTTATCAACTGAAAGTATATACCTTTAAATCGAATGCCCAGGTTAGTGCCACAGACAAATACCTTAAGGACGCCTTTTTGCCAGGCTTAAAAAAACAAGGAATCAATACGGTTGGGGTGTTCAAGCTAAAGACCAATGAATCAGATACGATTCAAAAAACTTTTGTACTCATTCCTTTTAGCACCATGGAACAATTCCTGAGACATGAGGATGAGCTTAATAAAGACGAGGCCTATTTAGCAGCAGGAAGTGATTATATCAATGCTTCCTACAAAGAACCTCCTTACCTGCGTATTGAGTCTACCCTGATGAAAGCTTTTCCGGATATGCCGATGATGCAGGCCTCCAAGGTGGATGCTCCAAGGTCGGAGCGGATATATGAATTGAGGAGTTACGAATCGGCCACCGAGCGATATTACAAAACCAAGGTTGATATGTTTAATGCAGGTGGAGAGATCAAACTCTTTGATCGGTTAGGATTTAATGCCGTATTTTATGCAGAAGTTTTATCAGGATCAAAGATGCCCAATCTGATGTATATGACGACGTTCCCCGATATGCCAACGCGAGATACGCTCTGGAAAGCATTTTTTGAAGCGCCTGAGTGGACCGCTTTGAAAGCCATTCCTAAATATGAGAATACTGTTTCTCATGCTGATATCATTTTCCTGGTTCCGACTGATTATTCAGCTTATTAA
- a CDS encoding PIN domain-containing protein: MKRVVVDTNIIFAALRAKYSKVRAILDQGRYQFYTPNFLIAEIFKHKERILRSSKSSEEETYEYLIKTLNKLSFVNENIISTGNFIAAYKLCKEIDEDDTPFVALSLELDCELWTKDEKLKEGLKRRGFNKFFEEPE; this comes from the coding sequence ATGAAAAGAGTTGTAGTAGATACCAACATTATATTTGCAGCATTAAGAGCAAAATACTCAAAAGTTAGAGCCATATTAGACCAAGGAAGATACCAGTTTTACACTCCAAATTTTTTGATAGCTGAAATATTCAAACATAAAGAGCGAATATTAAGAAGTTCAAAATCTTCAGAAGAAGAGACGTATGAATATTTGATAAAAACCCTGAATAAATTAAGCTTTGTTAATGAAAATATAATATCAACAGGAAATTTTATTGCGGCTTATAAATTGTGTAAAGAAATTGATGAAGATGATACCCCATTTGTTGCTTTATCATTGGAATTAGATTGTGAGCTATGGACAAAAGATGAAAAATTGAAGGAAGGGTTGAAGCGAAGAGGGTTTAATAAATTCTTCGAAGAGCCTGAGTGA